The stretch of DNA GTCCGCGTCGCTGAGGTCTTTTTTCCAGAAATTTCCGAACTTAAGTTTTGCCTTGCTGCGCCACCAAAATAGACCAAGAAATTTTGCCCAGAGCCACACGAGCGGAGAAAATTCATAACCCACGGCATTGGCACCGTATTCTTTTGCGGCCTTGTGCACCAAACGGCCATCACCACTGCCAAGGTCGTAAACTTTCATGCCGGGTTTGATGTGTGCTGCTTTGAGCATTCGTTCCACTTGCACCATTTCGGTGGGCACAAAAGGAGCGCCTGCGATCATGGCGTAGCAAGTGGGAACAATCAGTACGATGTAGCCGAGGATTTCGAGTGGCGAGAGGTTTGGAACTGTCATTGCGGCTTCTAAAGATCGGAGCTAAGATACAGTAAAATCCAGCCATGCACTATCTCATTCTCACTGCTTTGGTCATCGTTGGGTTTCCTTATATCCTTAGCCTCCTTCAAGCATGTTCTTCAAAAGTAAAACGCTCTCGCACCGTCAAACGGCCATGATTGGTTTTGTACTCGCGCTCATGTCACTGCTCACGATTGGCATTACGGTTTTTCTTTTTATGCAAGTGGGGGAATGGCTCTACCAAAATGGAATTTATTCCATGGATCTTTTCTTTGTGGTCTTTTTTGTAACGCTCTTTTTGGCGGTCCAAGGCATTTTGCTTTTTGGATTCCCTCTTTACTACGCTCAAGATAAAAAGAGCCACATGACTGGACTCCGCATTTTGGTCTGGGCTTTGCTGTGGATGCTCGGCTTGGTTTTTGTTTCTTCATTGATTCTTGTGCCTTTGACCGGGCAGGAATCTTTTTCTTTGGAGCAGTTGGAGTCTGAGCTCGGGACCGAAGTTACGGAAGTCCTGGAATAATGGGTTTTGCTTTGGTCGAAAAAAGCCCTGCCGGATGGCGGGGCTTTTTTACTTAAGAAGCAAGGAAAATTAAGCTTTCTTGAGCATTGGAAGCCCAGTTCGCTTGTTTTCGGTCGTCTTGTATCCATCTGGGAGAGCATCGAGAGCATCATCTTTTTCTTTGCGAGCAAAGTAATAGATTTGCTGTTTGCGTCCTCCGCGGAGGGTAACCATCTTTCCGTGAAGGAAGTAGGTTTGACCTTTGCTGTTTGTGACTGAGTAAGCCATAAACGATAGGGGTTAGGGGTTAAACTGATCCGATTATAGTAACCTGTTATCAGGTTGGAAAGCGCAAAGGCTTGCAAAATATAGAAGCTGTGGTGTCTTTCAGATCAGCCAACCTGAAAAATCGCCCTTCCGTGGCCGACCTTTTTAGTGCCTATTGACTTCAAAAAGCTTCTCAATATACTGGACTAGCCCTCAAACAGGAGCAGATTTGGCTTCGCCGAACAGGGTCCCATCGTCTAACGGTTAGGACAACAGGTTTTCATCCTGTAAATCGGAGTTCGATTCTCCGTGGGATCACCACACAAACAAGACCGCCCGCAGGGTGGAGTTCTTGGCGGGGGTTTGCGAGCGTTTAGCGATCTTTTCTCACTCGAAAGAGGTGAAAGCCTACACGACTATTATACTGAAAAGGAAGGTACAGGCTTTTATCTGGTTCTACTTTTTCAAACCTGTCTTTTGGAATGTATTTCAAATATTGATCACCATCGGAAACAATAAAGAAAAATGAATCGTCGTGGCATAATTCCCAGATCTCATCACAACTTTTTTCTATTTTTGTTCTACCTATAACTCCATTGGTTTGATCTATTAAGAATGGCACAATTGCAGAGTCAAAATGGTTATTTCTATCCGCAAGCACCCTTGTTATTGAATGAGAGAAATTCCATAAATCTCCTAATTCTGCTCTTTGTATATGCAGATTTTCTAGTGGCTGAGCTTTTTCATTGGCTATTACCCATCTTTTTATTAGGTTCGTATAATATTCACTATCACCTAATTTTGACTCCAATTTTGCCCGACTTGGAGCTTTGTAGCCTGGATATATGGGGTCAAGAACATTGGGAGTAAAATGTATTCGACCTATGGAAGGAGTAAGTGGCGCTATTACAAGTTCCCCTAAAGTAAAATTTGTTTCTGGGTCTTTCTTATAGTAATAGCGTTGAATTGCCTCTTGCCACGCTACAGTTACAGGGTCTGAATCCACAACGGTGACTTCTGCGGCCTGTCCATAATTTGCAAGAATATTTCCGTTAGCACCAAATCCTGAAACAATAAGGATGTTTTTAGCATTAATAAGCTGAGCCCTTAAGAGTTCTTGCACTCTTGCAGCACTTGGTGTTCGGATATTTCCATCCGATTTGTCGGCTTGCTCCGGGTCTGAATAATCCGGATATTCAAAGAGTTCACCTTTCTTTGTTCGTGCAACACATTCCAACAGAGCTGCTTCAAAACCCTCTCCCGATAAGTCTAACCCTCTATTGACTGCATTGGACCTTAGTCTGGTTCCGTCAATGATGATTCTACGGTCTGCCTCAGTAAGTCCATTGTCCATGCGTAGATTTTAACATAGAATGAAGGCCTGTCAAATAGCTGGAAAAAGAGTAAGTAAAAATTATTGCTTGAATAAAATCCGTCCGCCTCTTTCGATAGAGTGCAAGCTACGCTTTAATGAGTGCCTTCGCACCCACTCGTCTATGTTGACTTATTTCAGTTCTAATTTCTTCGATCCGTGCATCGTCCAATCTTTTGCTCTTGAATGCTGCCAGTACAGCTTCTCTTGTGAGGCCAATTTCTTTGGCAACGCCTCTAATAATGTCCTCTGCCTCTTGAAGACTGAGGGTGCCAGAGTCCAAGTTGATCAGGGGTGGCTCTGCTTGTAGGTCCATGCCACTAATGAGTCGATCCGCCAGGTCTATTGCATAGTAGTGGTCTGTAGACCTTGTTTCATCAAGAATCTGCATGAGTGCTTGATGCATTTGGGCTTTCAGTTTTAGTGCCCTTTCCACTTTTGCACTGAATGCTGGTTCTGAATCTGCTTGAATCTTTTGACTGGCTGCTAATTCTTCTTCTTCTACTTTATGTTGTACCCTTAACCTTAACAATTCTGCTTCGTGCTTTTGATGAAGATGCCTTCGCTCGGTGCTTTGACCTTCTTCTAATTTCGCTCTTTTCCACTCCAGCTCACCAATGTCTTGGAAGCCTCCGTAAATGTCCTTGAGGTCGGTCATTTTTGTAAATTATGGGCAAGAGGGGATTAAACCACATATGTTGAGACTGTGTCAATCCCGTGTAGGTTGATGTCATTGGAACATGCCAATTTGCGCTTTCTATTCTTTGATGATAACCTTTTTTCATCTTCACCTCGCCATATGAAAAAACTTACACTCTTTATTCTTGCGCTCTTCGTTTTGAGCGGTTGTAGCTCTTTTGGGACTCGGGACACGGTAACGGATTCTGATTTTGGCAGTACGGATGCACCTAAAATGATGGAGGAGAGTTATGAAATGGCGGCGGACAGTGTCGAGAGGAAGATGGATTCTTCTTTGGTGATCAATGGGGGTGGGGTGGTGGAAGGGGTGGAGCAAAAAGTGATTAAAACGGGATCGCTCGCCTTGCACATGGAGAGTGTTCAAGATGGAGTGGCTGCTATCCAGTCTAATGTTAAGCTTTGGGGTGGGGAAGTAAGTGCCTCCAATGTGAATCGTTATGAAAATGCTTATGTTGCGAACATGACGGTGAAAGTGCCTTCTGCCCAGTTTGATACCGCTTTGGCGGGACTCAAGGCTTTGGCGGTTTATGTGGACAGCGAAAGCACCAATGCGTCCAATGTGACGGAAGCGTACATGGATCTTGAAGCACGCCTGAGTAATGCAAAAGAAGCGGAAGTTCAGTACCTTGCTATTTTGGACAGGGCCACGACGGTGGAGGAGATTTTACAGGTTACCGATTATCTTTCCGCGGTTCGATATGAGATTGAAAGCATTGAAGGACAGCTGAAATATTACGACAGCACCGTGGACTATTCCACCATTGAGCTTTATTTAACCGAAGATGAAAGTGTTCAGGCGGTGCAAGAAACTTGGAGGCCGCTCAGCACTTTGCGGGAGGCCTTGAGCAACTGGGCTGTCTTTTTGCAGGATTTGGCGGACTCCGCCATTTATCTCCTTATTTTTGGCTGGCCTCTGATTTTGGTGGGCATTGCCCTTTGGATCTGGAGACGAGGCCGCGGAAAAAAACGGAAATAGGATGTAAATAAGAGGGATGAAAGACTTGCTCGCTACGAGAGCCTTTATGTAGCTCACAAGTCCTTCATTCCTCTTTCACCTTATCTCCGTTTTTTTGTCGTTTTCCCAGGCCAGGGACAGATTTTGTACAAGGGGCAGCTTTCACATTTGGGCTTACGGGCGGTGCAGGTTTTGCGGCCATGAAAAATCAACTGGAGGTGCAGCTTAGACCAATGTTCTTTGGGCACGACGGCTTTGACCTGGCGCTCGGTTTTATCCCGATTCTTTCCGGAATCTGCCAAGCCCAGACGGTTGCACACGCGATGAATGTGAGTGTCCACAGGGAAGGCGGGCATGTTGAACCATTGTGCTTGCACCACTTGAGCTGTTTTTGCGCCCACGCCGGGGAGAGAGGTCAACGCCTCCAGGGTGCTGGGAACTTCTCCCCCAAGCGCCTGAATCGCCCTGGCGCAGCCCATGATGGCCTTGGTCTTACTGTTGAAATAGCCGCAGGGAAAGATTATTTTTTTCACCGTTTCTTCTCCCATTGCCAAAATATCCTCCGGAGTGCAGCCGTGATCTTTTGGAAAGAGCAGCGGGGTGATGAGGTTCACCCGTTCATCCGTGCACTGTGCCGATAAAATCACGGAGATCAGCAATTCAAAAGCATTGCGATGCTCGAGGGGAGCCTCCGGGTTTGGGAATTCTTGATCGAGTATTTTGAGCAGCGTCTCAATCATCCGTCATGGAAGAAGTTTTGGAGTTTTGGGCAAAACCGCTTTCTTCGAGGTAGGAAAGATCTTGATCTTCGGTCACTTCCATTTCTTGCAAAATCTCGCTTTCTTCCAAATGGATGAAGGATTGCGCCTCCACTACGCTTCGGTCGAGTTTTCGGAGGTCTGATTGAAGAGATTCGTAGTCGATTTGCAGTTGCTTCAACTCGTAGCCTTTTGCGGGTCCGCGGCTGTTCATGTAGAGATAAGTTCCGGTGCTGCTGATGGCCAAAAAGAGCAGCGTCCCAATGAGGATTTGATAAGTGCTTCGGACTTCAAGGGAAAGGGGCTTGCGGCTTCTTCTCCACTTGAAAGGGCGAACGGCGTGGGTGAGTGGATCCATCATGGCTTTTACTTTACCATTACTGATTTAAGACTTCCAGTCGAGTGTTCAGTAAGCCTGTGGAGAGGGCTCCAATCTGTTCAAAAGCGGCTGGGGTGAGGTCGATGATATAGCCCTCGGTATAGGGGCCACGGTCGACCACTTCCACCACCACGGTGATTTGGGTGTCCAGATTGGTGACGCGAACTAAAGTTCCGAAAGGAAGGGTTTTGTGGGCGGCCATGAAGCCGTAGGCCTCGAGGGCTGTGCCGGAAGCGGTGTTGTGCCCATCGAAACTGTAGCCGTAGTACGAGGCGATTCCATATTCCACTTGGCTGGTGAAGGGCTGTTTTTTAAAACGATAAATCAAATCGGCGAGTTCCCCACGGGTGAGGGGACTGCCGGGGAGGTAATCCCCGGTGTCATCGGGGACAATAAGGGCGTGATCAATTCCGTATTGGAGGTAGGCGGTGTACCAGGCATCGTTTGCGACGCCGGGGAGTTCACTTTGGAGTCCCGTGGCCAAAATCAACATTTTAAGCGCTTCGGCTCGGTTCACGGTGTCCAGAGGTTTAAGGGATCCATCTTCATGGCCGCTTACAATGTCCAGCTCGGCTGCAGTATTCACATAATTTATATACCAAGCGTCCACTTCAATGTCCGGGAAGCTGGCGACCTCTGTCCACTCCAGGGGCACTTCACTCACCTCCAGAATCATCTTTAAAGCCTCCACTCGATTCACCGGGTTCATGGGGCCAAAAGATCCATCTTCGTATCCCGTGAGAAAGCCCGCTTGAGTTCCGTAATAAACCCCGTCGTAATAGGCATGGTGATCCGGAACATCCGTGTACCAACTGCTTAAAGCTCCGGAGGTGACGCCGGGTGCCAGGAGGAGAGAAGCGAGGATGGGACCTAAAAAGGTGATGGACCTCACTGTTTATACTTAATCACGACTTGTCGGTAGTTGCCTTCGCCGATGCTTTCGGTGACTAAATTGTCGTAGCCTTTGGTCTTGATCATCATGTGAACGAGACGGCGGAAATAAGGAGACATGGGGGGAAGAGCGGCTTGGATTTTGCTGCTTTCCACTTCTTTCATTTTTTGTTCGGCGATGGTGAGTACATTTTCTTCTTGGCGCTTGCGATAGTTGTCTACATCAAAGGAGATGGTGATGTCTTCTCCCAACTGTTTGTGGAACATAACGGTGAGAATTTTTTGCATGGCCAAAAGGTTTTCACCATGGTGGCCGATCAAAAGGCTGGGTTCTTCCGAAACGGAATTCACACGGAAGTTTTTCGGTTCGGTCTCCTCAATCTCAATATCGGTGAAATCGATGCCTAATTTTACGAGGAACTCCGATACGAGCTTTTTGATTTGCTTTTCCATAATAACGAATGGTTTAGGGTAATCTAATGTTTGCGGTCGATCACTCGTACTTGAACGGAATCTTCAGGGGACTCTTTTTTTGGGCCCTCTTTATTTACCACAAGTTGTTGGAGTATGCCATAGAAAGTTGAAGTTCCCCAGTATAGACCCACGGCTGCGGGGAGCTGGGCGGTGAACACCGCGATCATGGCGGGCATCAAATATTTCATCATTTTGTTGGCCATTTCCATCTCATTGGGCTTGGCATCCCCCGCTTTTTCGTCCTTTTTCTTTTCATCTTTCTTCTTCTTTTGTTTGGCCTGCATCAATTGCATCTGTAAAAATTG from Candidatus Gracilibacteria bacterium encodes:
- the nth gene encoding endonuclease III, translating into MIETLLKILDQEFPNPEAPLEHRNAFELLISVILSAQCTDERVNLITPLLFPKDHGCTPEDILAMGEETVKKIIFPCGYFNSKTKAIMGCARAIQALGGEVPSTLEALTSLPGVGAKTAQVVQAQWFNMPAFPVDTHIHRVCNRLGLADSGKNRDKTERQVKAVVPKEHWSKLHLQLIFHGRKTCTARKPKCESCPLYKICPWPGKTTKKRR
- a CDS encoding septal ring lytic transglycosylase RlpA family protein, whose protein sequence is MRSITFLGPILASLLLAPGVTSGALSSWYTDVPDHHAYYDGVYYGTQAGFLTGYEDGSFGPMNPVNRVEALKMILEVSEVPLEWTEVASFPDIEVDAWYINYVNTAAELDIVSGHEDGSLKPLDTVNRAEALKMLILATGLQSELPGVANDAWYTAYLQYGIDHALIVPDDTGDYLPGSPLTRGELADLIYRFKKQPFTSQVEYGIASYYGYSFDGHNTASGTALEAYGFMAAHKTLPFGTLVRVTNLDTQITVVVEVVDRGPYTEGYIIDLTPAAFEQIGALSTGLLNTRLEVLNQ
- a CDS encoding R3H domain-containing nucleic acid-binding protein translates to MEKQIKKLVSEFLVKLGIDFTDIEIEETEPKNFRVNSVSEEPSLLIGHHGENLLAMQKILTVMFHKQLGEDITISFDVDNYRKRQEENVLTIAEQKMKEVESSKIQAALPPMSPYFRRLVHMMIKTKGYDNLVTESIGEGNYRQVVIKYKQGGPSPF
- a CDS encoding DUF4349 domain-containing protein; protein product: MKKLTLFILALFVLSGCSSFGTRDTVTDSDFGSTDAPKMMEESYEMAADSVERKMDSSLVINGGGVVEGVEQKVIKTGSLALHMESVQDGVAAIQSNVKLWGGEVSASNVNRYENAYVANMTVKVPSAQFDTALAGLKALAVYVDSESTNASNVTEAYMDLEARLSNAKEAEVQYLAILDRATTVEEILQVTDYLSAVRYEIESIEGQLKYYDSTVDYSTIELYLTEDESVQAVQETWRPLSTLREALSNWAVFLQDLADSAIYLLIFGWPLILVGIALWIWRRGRGKKRK